In the Duncaniella freteri genome, one interval contains:
- a CDS encoding DUF3872 domain-containing protein yields MKTILNRIGAIRVTAACFFGCWAVLFALVFSFTSCSDDLDVQQSYPFTVEVMPYADKIANGETVELRMTIVPEGNYTNTLYTIRYFQYEGKGTLKLVDGPTLVNNDRVLIESKQFRLNYTARSTGSHELLVTVEDNYGTHWEQTFEFNNNDSDDNGGTGSLVVTPINPGTLTPIGK; encoded by the coding sequence ATGAAAACAATCCTCAATAGAATCGGCGCAATCCGCGTCACTGCCGCCTGTTTCTTCGGATGCTGGGCAGTCCTCTTCGCTCTCGTGTTCTCTTTCACCTCATGTTCTGACGACCTCGATGTGCAGCAGTCATATCCCTTCACCGTGGAAGTTATGCCATACGCCGACAAAATCGCCAATGGCGAAACAGTCGAACTGCGTATGACCATCGTCCCCGAAGGGAATTACACCAACACCCTCTACACAATCCGATACTTCCAGTATGAGGGGAAAGGTACACTGAAACTTGTCGATGGCCCGACACTCGTCAACAATGACCGCGTCCTAATCGAATCCAAACAATTCCGACTCAACTACACCGCCCGAAGCACAGGCTCACACGAACTTCTGGTCACGGTAGAGGATAATTATGGGACCCACTGGGAACAAACATTTGAGTTCAATAACAACGACAGCGACGACAACGGCGGCACAGGAAGTCTGGTTGTGACTCCTATCAATCCCGGAACACTAACACCCATCGGCAAATGA
- a CDS encoding glycoside hydrolase family protein, translating into MKKLLILFVALFSLVGTMPGNAASQRTAPAREQKTKRSIMELPLFERAVLIIKKFETLHKPKHWPYVGYGHQVQPGEPYRRGCQLTEAQADALLRKDYSKFCALYEKYGKDKYLLAALAYNCGPGVVNKSSVLRLLKSGNRNIFKAYTSHCHYKGKKHKGLLTRRLTELAALFLP; encoded by the coding sequence ATGAAGAAACTTCTGATACTCTTTGTGGCATTGTTCTCCCTCGTGGGAACAATGCCCGGCAACGCCGCCTCACAGCGAACTGCCCCCGCAAGGGAGCAGAAAACAAAAAGAAGCATAATGGAATTGCCGCTCTTTGAGCGTGCAGTTCTAATAATCAAGAAGTTTGAAACACTCCATAAGCCGAAGCATTGGCCTTACGTTGGATATGGACATCAAGTTCAGCCGGGCGAACCCTACCGCCGTGGTTGCCAACTAACCGAAGCGCAGGCTGACGCACTTCTTCGCAAAGACTACTCCAAATTCTGTGCCCTGTACGAGAAATATGGCAAAGACAAATATCTCCTCGCTGCCCTCGCATACAACTGTGGCCCCGGTGTAGTCAACAAATCCAGCGTCCTCCGCCTCCTCAAATCCGGCAACCGCAACATCTTCAAAGCCTACACCTCCCATTGCCATTACAAAGGCAAGAAACACAAAGGTTTGTTAACTCGGAGGCTAACGGAACTTGCCGCCCTTTTTCTCCCTTAA
- a CDS encoding site-specific integrase gives MASIKVKYRPSTIADHEGAIYYQIIHERKVRQLNTEYHVMPDEWDENRSMVTTKQSSERKSFILSIRERIRWDVERLTKIDKRLDAEGLSYTADDVIDEFRRYASEYSLFNFMESLIIKFKQHGKTRTSETYTAALNSFKKFREDEDIMLDCMTSEIMEAYEAWHKQRGNSPNTISFYTRILRAVYHRAVEDDIIENRNPFRHVYTGVDKTIKRALPLPTIKKIKALDLSLSPPLDYARDMFLMSFYLRGMSFIDMAYLKKTDLKNGSIVYRRRKTGQQLTIAWAPEMQAILDKYPDNPTQYLLPIIKTDGINERCAYRNIGYNINHNLKKIADLVRINIPLTMYVARHSWASAAKAKGIPLSVISEGMGHDSEATTQIYLASLDTSVVDKANSLILKSL, from the coding sequence ATGGCCTCAATAAAAGTAAAATACCGACCATCAACGATTGCAGACCATGAGGGTGCAATCTACTACCAGATTATCCATGAGAGAAAAGTCCGTCAACTAAACACTGAGTATCATGTAATGCCTGATGAATGGGATGAAAACCGTTCAATGGTAACAACAAAGCAATCCAGCGAAAGGAAATCATTCATTCTCTCAATCCGCGAGAGAATCCGCTGGGATGTAGAGCGACTGACCAAAATTGACAAACGCCTTGATGCAGAAGGATTGTCCTATACCGCCGATGATGTGATTGACGAGTTTCGCAGATATGCAAGCGAATACTCATTGTTCAACTTCATGGAGAGTTTGATTATCAAGTTCAAGCAACACGGTAAGACAAGAACCTCCGAAACCTATACAGCTGCACTCAACAGCTTTAAGAAGTTCCGAGAAGACGAAGACATCATGCTCGATTGCATGACCTCCGAGATAATGGAAGCATACGAGGCATGGCACAAGCAGCGTGGCAATTCTCCTAACACCATATCCTTTTACACCCGCATTCTTCGGGCGGTCTATCACCGGGCAGTTGAGGATGACATCATCGAGAACCGCAATCCTTTCCGTCATGTCTATACTGGCGTAGACAAGACCATTAAACGCGCATTGCCTCTTCCCACCATAAAGAAAATAAAGGCATTGGACTTATCACTCTCACCGCCATTAGACTACGCCCGCGATATGTTCCTGATGAGTTTCTATCTTCGTGGTATGAGTTTCATAGATATGGCTTATTTGAAGAAAACAGACCTTAAAAACGGATCAATTGTCTATCGCCGTCGCAAGACCGGACAGCAGCTCACAATCGCATGGGCGCCGGAAATGCAAGCCATCCTCGACAAATATCCCGACAATCCTACGCAATATTTGTTACCCATCATCAAGACAGATGGTATCAACGAGCGATGTGCCTACCGCAACATCGGTTACAACATCAATCACAACTTGAAGAAGATAGCCGACTTGGTCAGAATAAACATCCCCTTGACGATGTACGTTGCCCGCCACTCATGGGCCAGTGCCGCAAAAGCAAAGGGCATCCCCCTCAGCGTAATCAGCGAAGGCATGGGCCACGACAGCGAAGCCACTACCCAAATCTACCTCGCCTCCCTTGACACCTCAGTCGTTGACAAAGCCAATAGTCTAATCCTAAAGTCCCTATAA